The Blastopirellula sediminis sequence CTGACGCATCACTTTATGGGAAACGATTGGCAAATCGAATCGGATGCGCTGCAAGCGATCGAGCGGTTCGACTGGCCCGGAAATATTCGCCAACTGATCAACGCGATTGAACGAGCGAAGATCTTAGCGGATCGCCAAACGATTCAACTGCAAAATCTGCCGGCCGAAGTCGCTGGCGGCAAACCGGAGGCGCCAGTGCGATTGCCGACGAAGAATTTCGATCTGGAGTCGCTTCGCAAGCAGTGCGTCCAAGAGGTAATGTCGCGGGAAAATGGAAACAAAGTGCGTGCGGCGCGAGCGCTGGGTATCTCACGCCGGTGCCTTTATCGGCTATTGGAGAAATACGACATGGCGTAACGCGAAAGCGGCGCCTTTCCGGGAGAATTGAGATGGTATTTTACGATCGAGAGGATGCCGGACAGAAACTGGGAAGAGAATTGAGACGTCTCTCGCTGAGAGACCCTCTCGTCCTGGGGATTCCCCGCGGTGGAGTCGTGACCGGCGCAGAATTGGCCAAGACGATCGGTGCAGATTTCGACGTCGTCCTGGCCCACAAGCTGCGATGTCCGTGGAACCCGGAATTCGCCATCGGCGCAGTCGGTGAAGATGGCCAGCCGATGGTCGACCGCGCAGTTGTTCGCCGGCTGAACGTCAGCGACGAAGATTTGCAGCGGGAATGCCAACAGCAAGTTGAGGAAATCAACCGGCGGAAGCGGCTCTTCCGCGGCGTCCGACCGCCGGCCGAAATCGCCGGACGTTCGGTCATCGTTACCGACGACGGCGTTGCGACCGGATCGACGATGTTGGCGGCGCTGCAAGTCGTTCGTCAGCGCGGGCCGGCCGAATTGATCGTGGCCGTGCCGGTCGCTCCGCAAGATTGCTTGCCGGCGATCCGCGGCAAGTGCGACCGGTTGGTTTGTCTGCAGGCCGCGACCGAGTTTTACGCGGTGGGAGAGTTCTACCGCTGGTTCGAGCCGACGACCGACGAGGAAGTGGTGGAAATACTGCGGGAGTTCGCCCCTGCGGCGTGATAGAGAGGACATGGCAAGAGGCGGAATGGAACTTGGTCTTTTACGAGGAGAAGTCAGATGAGCGTTGGACGAATTTGCGTCCGCGAGGTCGATGTCATCTCGCCGGACGAATCAGCCCAAGCGGCGGCGCAACGGATGAACTCGCGAAAGGTGGGAACGCTCGTCGTCGTCGATTCTCGCGGCCTGCCGATCGGTATCGTCACGGACCGCGACTTGACCGTACGTGTGCTAGCCGCCGGAAAGGATGGCGCAACGACTCCGATCTCGGAAGTTTTTCGCGGACCTCTGAAGACCGTGCATGAAGATACGTCGGTCGAAGAGACGATTCGCGCCATGAGAGCGGGGCCTTATCGCCGTCTTCCGGTGGTGGGTGATCGTGGAGAGTTGGTTGGGCTCGTCAGCCTGGACGACGTCCTGGAACTGGTGAGCGAGGAACTCGCATCGATCGGTTGGCTGCTTGAAGATGAAGAGCCGACCGTGTTGGGACGAAGTTCGTAACCAATCTCCCTGCGAATTCCGAAGATCACGACACTTTCGGGAGAGTAGGAGAAATGTGTAGTCGAATGGTAGCGCAAGTAGCGGAAGTGCTGGTTGGATCGGACTACTTGCCCGGGATTCTCACCGTTCCCAATGCAGCCAAGGGAGTTGTCCTGTTCGCGCACGGCAGCGGCAGCAGCCGCTTTAGCACTCGCAATCAAATGGTTGCCGAGGAGCTGCAGGACTTTGGATTTGCGACCTTGCTGTTCGATTTGTTGGGAGAAGACGAGGCCCGGGATAGGCGGCTGGTCTTCGACATTCCGCTACTGGCGCTGCGCTTGCGCGAAGCGGAAGCGTGGGCGAAAGAGCAACCGGGGGTGGGTGATCTTCCGCTCGGGTTCTTTGGCGCCAGTACCGGAGCGGCGGCCGCGCTAGTCGCCGCCGCGCTCGATGGGTCGACTGTGAAAGCGGTCGTTTCCCGCGGTGGAAGGCCCGATCTGGCGCGAGGGCACCTGCGAAACGTCAAAGCGCCGACGCTCCTGATTGTCGGCGGCGACGATGAACCGGTGCTCACGCTGAATCGCCAGGCTTTCGCAGACCTCCAGTGCGCCAAGCATTTGGAGGTCGTTCCTCACGCGACGCATCTGTTTGAAGAGCCTGGAGCGCTCGAAAAGGTGGCGCTACTGGCCGAGGAATGGTTTTCCCGATATCTCCAACCGGAGAACCGGATATAGCAAACATAAGGAAGGGAAGACTGCCCTGGAAGCAGGGGAGATCGCTGGCAGATGGTGGATTCCACCATGCGGAAATCAAGTCGGAACTGATCCCGCAACCCCTGTCGGTGAGGCAGAATTAAACATGGAAGCGGTGGCGCATAAACAGCGATGAGAAACGAAGTTGCCGCCGCAAAATCCTCTATAAGGAGACTGCCATGAACGCTTTTACGCAACGCGATCTGAATCGTTTGATGGCGGCGCAGCAGGGGCCCTATGTGAGTATCCTGATGCCGACGCACGTTGCGGGTGAAGATGGGCAGCAAGACCCGATTCGCCTGAAGAACCTCCTGAATGACGCGGAAAGTCAGCTGGCCGAACGGTACAGCGTCGACGCGCAGGCGTTCTTCAAGCCGATCCGCAAGTTGACGGAGCGAGCGGACTTTTGGGAAGGTCGAAGCTGCGGCTTGGCGCTGTTTGCGACGACGGACGAGTGCGAAGTCTATCGACTGCCGGTTCCGTTTGACGCGACGGCGGTCGTCGGCAAGCGATTCTATGTGAAACCGATGTTGCCGGCTCTGGCGGCGAACGCGCGGTTCTACGTGTTGAGCTTGAGCCAGAATGGTTCGCAGTTGTACCGAGCGACGTCGCGCACGATTGAAAAGGTCGCTGTGCCCGACATGCCGCAAGACATGGAGTCGGCGCTGGGATCCGCAACGCCGGAACGTGGGCTGCAGTTCCACTCGCCGGTCCGCGCTTCGCAGGGCAAGCATACGGCTCTGTTCCATGGCCATGGCGGCGAATCGGATACCGAGAAAGAGAACCTGCTCGAGTACTTCCGAATGATCGACAAGGCGCTGCGTCCGGTCTTTGAACAGGAAGCGGCCCCGCTGCTGTTGGCAGGCGTCGAGTATCTGCTGCCGATCTATCGTCAGGCGAACTCGTATAACGGTCTGTTGCCGCAGCAATTGACCGGTAACTGGGATAACGAGCAGATGACGCGGCTGCGCGAAGAAGCGTATCCGATGGTGAAGCCGGCGCTGGAAGAACGCCAACACAAGGCGGCCAAAAAGTATGCGGACTCCACGGGCAACGGACGCTCCTCGGCAGATATCCACAAGATTCTGGTCGCTGCGGAGCAGGGGCAGGTCGAGTCGCTGTTCGTTGACCGTGGAATGACCGTCTGGGGAAGCTATCATCCCGAGACCGGCGATGTGTACGTTCACGAGACGCCGGAAAACGGGGATGAAGATCTGCTGAACCTGGCGGTGATCGAAACCGCGCTGCATAACGGCGAGGTTTACGTGATGCCGGGCGAAGAGATGCCGAGTGAGGACTTTGTCGCGGCGACGTTGCGGTATTGAGGTCTCAAGCACTAGGAGAAGCGGAGCGCAGAGGAGGATCGGATGAAGGCCTTGGCGCTGCGGCGAATCGTTTCGCTTCGCGACACTACGACGCCGCTGGAGTTGATCGAATTGCCCAAGCCAAGGCCAGGCGCTGAGGAAGTGCTGATTCGAGTGAGTGCGTGCGGCGTCTGCCATACGGAACTGGACGAGATCGAAGGAAGAACGGCGCCGCCGCATTTGCCGGTGGTGCCGGGACATGAGGTCGTCGGCTACGTCGAAGAGGTAGGCGAAGGAGTGACGCGGCATCGAATCGGCGACCGCGTCGGTGTTGGCTGGATCCACTCGTCGAGTGGAGACGAGCGGGAGAACGTCAGCCCCGAATTTCGCGCGACTGGGCGAGACGTAAACGGCGGTTATGCAGAGTACATGACCGCCGTCGCCGATTACGCCTATCCGATTCCTGCTTGCTTCTCTGACGCCGAGGCGGCTCCTCTCTTGTGTGCTGGGGCGATTGGTTATCGGGCGCTGCGGCTGACCGGAATCTCCGACGGACGAAATCTGGGACTGACCGGCTTCGGAGGTTCAGCCCATCTGGTGCTGCAAATGGTCCGTCACCAATTTCCCCACACGCAAGTTTTTGTTTTTGCCCGCGATCCGAACGCGCAGGCGTTTGCCCGCGAGCTGGGAGCGGTGTGGGCAGGACATACGACCGATCGGGCGCCGGAAAAGCTCGACGCGATCATCGACACGACGCCGGCTTGGCGACCGGTGGTCGAAGCGCTGGCGAATCTTGCCCCGGGTGGGCGTCTCGTCATCAATGCGATTCGCAAAGAAGCGAACGACAAAGAAGCCCTGCTGCTATTGAGTTATCACGAGCATCTGTGGATGGAGCGGGAGATCAAAACGGTGGCCAACATCACCCATTTTGATATCGAAGAGTTCTTGCCGCTCGCAGGCAAGATCCCGCTCCGTTCGACGACTACTCCCTATCCCCTGGAAGAAGCGAATCGGGCGCTCGTGGAATTGAAGCGGGGAAACGTCAAGGGCGCCAAGGTGTTGGTGATTGGTCGCTGAAACGATCCGGCCGCTATTCCTTCTTCTTGAAGAGATCGAGGAAGCGATCTTCGTACTTGAAGAAGAGACCGAGTCGATCAAGCTCTTGTTTCAATTCAAAAGCTTTGGAGGAGTCATTGGCCGCCGCGGCGAACAGCTGTTCGATTCTCGCTGCCAACTCGGGATCAGGACCCTCCGGTTCCGGGGCTTCACTCGCGAAACCTTCCTCTTCTTCCTCCTGCTCCTCCGTCTCTTGATCACCCTCCACTTTGGCGAGGATTTCCTGCAACTGCTCTTCCATGGCGCGGCCTTGTTCGGCCAACTCCGACAAGTCGAGTTGGATGTCGGTCAGTTTCGAGAACGCCCTTAGGATCTCCAGCGACGCCTTGGGGTAGGGGAGTTGGGCGAAAACTTGCGGCATTTCTCCCAAGAGGCAAGCTCCTTGCAGGCCGGCTTCGGCGGCGGCGCCCAAGAGGATGCCGTTCAGGCCGCCGATGTTCCCGTTTTCGAGAACGACCATCTCATGGTGTTCGAGCTCGTGCAAAAGCGCCTCATCGGTCGCGGCGACAAAGACGTGCGAACCATGCTTGGGACGCATGCCGGTCGCCATCGCGGCGAAGGTGAAGATTCGCTCGACCCCGAACTGCCGCGCATTGCGAATCAGCTGACGGCAAAAGTTGAACTTGCCGGCCGGAGGCTGCGCTTCTCCCAGGAAGACCAGCAAGTCGCGCTTTTTCGCCGGATCTTGCCAGAGGAACAAGCGATGCCGCGGACGTCGTCCGATGTGAATGATGCCGCTCGTCACTTCGACCTGATCGACGTCGAAGAGATCGCCGACTTCAAACTCGGCCGCCAGCGTCATCTCCAGCTTCGAGAGCAAATAGATGCCGGCGTTTACGCCGACGTTTCCCATGCCGGGCCAAACGGCTACCAACCAAGGTCGATGCAGTTGTAAGTCATCGGCTAACATCGCTCCACTTCCTTTCCGGGAGACGGAGGTTGAGTTTCTCGCCGGCGCGATGGCGCGCTTCACGGAACCTCCAGGTAATTATTCCCCAAAGGCTCCTACAAACCCATCCGCGAAATCGCCGCGTGGGCATGGCGAAAGCCGCCATCCGTTGGATCGATGCGACGAGAGCCGGATTAGCCGTTTTCCAGAACCCACTGGACAGCCAGCTTCATGAGCTCCGCGCTGTTTTTCACGCCGAGCTTATGACGCAGCTTTTCGCGATGCGTGTCGATCGTGTGGACGCTCAATTGCAGTTGGCTGGCGATCGCAGCGGTCGTCTTGCCGTGGCCGATCAACTGGAAGACTTCCAGTTCTCGATCGCTGAGCCGCTGGACCGGGTCTTCTTCGGTCGAGTCTTTCTGGGTAATCGCCTGACTGACCAGCTGTTGGGTCATCTTGGGGCTCAGGTAGCGTTCCCCATTCAGAACGGTCCGAATCGCGGAGATGACGTTGGTTTGCAGCTCCCGCTTGTTCACGTATCCCAGCGCACCGGCGCGGAGCGCTCGTTCGGCGAACAATGACTCGTCGTACGCCGAGATCACCAACATCTTCGCGGCTGAGTTACGGCCGTGAATCTCTTTGATCAGTTCGATTCCGTTCCCTTCCTCCAACTGAATGTCGACGATGATCAGATCGGGCGACAGAGTGCGATAGGCGGTCAGCGCGTCGGTGACGTTGCTCGCCGCGCCGCATACTTCCAAGTCGTCTTGGCTGTCGATTCGCGCAGTCAGTCCTTCGCAGACGATTGGATGATCGTCGACGATCAGAATTCGACTCTTATTAGATGGGCAGTTCATCTTCCCCAACGTCTCCGAAACTCCCTTGCCGCGATACTATACAGCTGACCAAAGTTCCGCCGCTCGGACCAGGGGCGATCTTAAAAACGCCCCCGATTAGCCCGGAGCGATACTGCATGATCTTTAAACCGGTCCCCAGGTTCGAAACCTCCAGGGGGTCGATTCCCCGGCCATCGTCCAAAATTTCCATGGTGATCGCCTGGTCGGAGCCGCGGAGCGAAATATCAATCCGTTTAGCCTCGCCATGTTTGATGGCGTTGGTGACCGCTTCCTGGATGATCCGGAAAAGATGGGTCGCGACGAAGTTATTGGTGACCGCGGTATCTCCCTGAAAACGGCACTCGCAGAGGACCCCAAATTGTTCACGAATTCGGGCCGCCAGTTCGCGCAATGCGGAGCGTAGCCCTTCAGCGTCGATTTCCACGGGGACCAGACCGCGGGAGAGATTATGCACTTCCCGAGCGACGTCGTTAATCCCAGCAGCGACGCGGCCGGCCAAGTGGGCGACTTTGTCAGCGAACGTCTGGCATTCCGACTTTTCGACTTCCACGGTCAACATCATTTCGTAGACGGTCTGGGACAATAGTCCTAGTCCGGTCAACTGCTGCTGAACGCTGTCGTGCAACTCCTGGCCAATCCGCCGATCTTCTTCCGTGGCGATCTCCAGAACTTGTTTTTGCAGCTCCTTAAGGGCGGAGATATCGCGAATGATGCCGGTGAACAACGGCGGGTTTTCGATCCTGCTGACCGCCAGGTGAACGGGAAACGTCGTCCCATCTTTTCGGCGCGCTACGACTTCCCGCCCTGTTCCAATAATGTGCGCTTCGCCGGTCTCCATGTAGCGCGCGAGATAGCCATGATGTTCGGAGCGATACGGTTCCGGCATCAGGATCATGACGTTCCGGCCGATCATCTCCTGGTCTGCGTAGCCAAACATCCGGGAGGTCGCGGGATTCGTCGCATGGATGATTCCTTGGCAGTCAATGGTGACGATTGCGTCGGTCGCCGTATCCAGGATCGCGCGCAAGCGAGCTTCTCGATCGCGCAGTTCCCTGGCCGCTCGATTTTTCTCCGTGATGTCGCGCTGAACGATGACGTAGTTGGTGCAGCTCCCCTCGGCGTCGAACATTGGCGTGACGACGATCTCCGCATCGTACGCCGTTCGATCTTTGCGGTAGTAGACGAACTCGCCCTGGAAAGGTCGCTCGGCGCGAACGGCGGCCTGGCAGTCAAGCATTAAGGCGATATCGGTCCGCTTGCCTTGAAAGATTTTGGGAGTCTTCCCGATCAGTTCCTCGGCGGCGTAGCCGGTAATCCGGCAGATTGCGTCGTTGACGAAAACGATCCGAGGACAGGGGCCGTCGAATTCATCGCTCGTGATGATGACCCCTTCGCCAAGATGGGCGATCGCTTCGGCGAGCAGTCGATGTTGCTGTTCCGCAAGCTCGCGCGCGTCCGCTTCTCGCTTCAGCGAATACTTCGTCTCGTTCAGATGGGCGATCCGCTGCAAGCTGATTCGCAGCACGTCGGCGTTGATCGGCTTCAGCAAATAGTCGTAGGCGCCTTCGCTCATCAGTTTGTCGACGATGTGATCGAACTCGCTCTGGTGTTCGGTGATCACGATGGTTCGCGCCGCAGGCGCCGCTTCGCGAATGATTCGCGAAAACTCTTCTCCTCCGTAATCCTGCAAGCGGAAATCGACAAGCGCCAACTTAAAGTCGTCTCCTTCGGTAAAGATCGCTTGCAATTCGGCCAGCGAATGAACGGCGCGGACCGGGTACCCCCGCCGTTCAAACTGATAGCGAAGGCTTTCGCACAAGTCGGGATCGTCGTCGATCACGACCAGCAGCGGTTGTTCCAGCGCTTCATCCACCAGATGGATCAGACGGGGGAAATTGGGGGGCTTCGGCAGAACTGCCATGGCGCCGGCGCCAATTGCCGTTTCGGCCGTATCGCTGGCTGCGTAAGAGGTGACGATAACGGCGGTATCGGAACGCAGGCTCTTGATGCGGCGAAACAACTCTATGCCGTCCATGTCAGGGATCTTTAGATCCAGGAGTGCGACGTCATAGGGGGTACGCTGCAGGAGTTGGAGGGCGGTAGGGCAATCGTGCGCAACATCAACCTGATAACGGAGTTTGGCTAGGAAAGTCCGCAGTCTCGCGCAATGGGTATCGTCGTTATCGATAAGGAGGATGGATAGTTTCATCGTCATTTGGCAATTTCATCCCGCTCGATCGAGTCCTTACGCGGCTGAGTCGTGCGATCGCTCTGGCGCTTACCGAGTGGAACGGATTGGGGAGAAGATGTCCGGTGCACGCTCGGCCAGAAGTCTTCCTCTGTGGTCTGGAAGGGACGGATTAGCGTCATCTTAGCCAGATCGCCAATATCCTTCCCCTTCGCGGAATTGTCTAGCGTTTCCTGGAATTGTCGGGAACTGCCGATGGCGGAATTCACTATCCCAAAATGGAGCGATACTCGATTCCGGATTTTTCGGCAATTCGGGATAGTGACTTCATACCAAGAATGACGCAAGCGTGCTTGATTAACACCTCGCCCCATCTTCCGCCACGCAAAACGCCGTATCTCACACCTTTGGCTGCGCAACTTGTCGGCGTTCCGTCGCGAAAGCGGATGGAAGTTTCCGTATGGATCGGACGTTCGCCGGACAGGATTGGGACCTGCCGGAAAAATGGCTCGCGGCGGAGAAGACGCCCTTTGGGCTCTAGCCGATCCCGAGCGAGCTTCATTCCTGGATGCAGCAGGAAACGAATCAAGATGATTCGCCTGCGTTCCCTATGTTACGCCCCAACCTATCTCCGAAAAACTTGACTCGTTTGTCGATTTTCGGGGATTGGGCATTACATCTCAACCGAAAGAGTCGCCATATGTTCGTCGATCACAAATCTGGCCGCAAACTGCACCGCACCCTTCATGACGAGGTGTTGCAGAACGTTCAGCAGAAACTCGATAGATGCCGGCACGGGTTCATTTTTCGCAATGTCGAACTTGAATTCGTCGACGGAACGCTCACGTTGAACGGCTGCGTCCCCAGCTTTTATCTCAAACAGAATCTGCAAGAGCTCCTCCGCAACACTCCGCACGTCGAGCAGATCGTCTGCAACGTCGACGTCGTCAGTTCGTGCGGAATGAGCAGCGTTCGCAAGGCGAAGTAACTGTCGGCGGGCTGGATTGGCGTTTTCCACCAGGGGGAAATCAGGGGCTTGCTGATACGACACGTCGTTAAAGAGGGTAAAATTAGGTTAGAAACTCGAGAGGAGAAAACTAGACTCGGCGCGCCGGTGCGCCGAGATGAGACTCATCCACACGTACTCAAAGGAGAAGACGATGAACGGACAAGTCGCGACACGTCCTGGTCGCTCTATTTTCCCTTGGGCGCAACGCGCATCTTTCCCCACGTTACGCGAAGAAATGGAAAATATGTTCCAGCGTTTCTGGGATGAGCGAAACGACGTCTGGGGAGGTCAGGTGATGTCCCCGGCGCTCGACCTGAAGGAATCGGACACCGACGTTACCGTCAGCATGGATCTGCCGGGCGTCGACGCCAAAGAGGTCGACATCCAAATCAACGGGAATCAGCTCGTGATTAGCGGCGAGCGGAAAGAAGAAAAGGAAGAGAAGGGACAGACCTTCCACCGGATCGAACGCCGCAGCGGACGGTTCTCACGCACGACGACGCTGCCGTGTGCCGTTGAAGAGGACAAGATTGACGCCAGAATGAAGGACGGCATTCTGACCGTCATGCTTCCGAAATCTCCGGAAGCTCAATCGCGCCATATCGAGGTCAAGACCACCTAGACCTTGATATCGATGCCGCCGATCGGGCAGCGGTCGGCGGCGTTGTTATTTCTTGGCGAAAACGAAAAATGGGCGCCGCTGGTTCGGCGCCCATTCGCTTCCTGTATTCAGGAGGGAAGCGGGCTCCCGATCGATACTCGCTCTTCATTTCGCCGTGGCCGAACGAAGATTGTCGACTACCAATCTTGCATCATTTTCGCGTACTGCCGCTCTTTGTCTTCCTCGAATTGGACCAGGTCGTTGAAGAGTTCCTTCAACTGCGAGGAGGAGGTCGAATCGGCCAGATCGCGATAGATCGCCACTAGCTTGGTGTCGAAGGCCAGCACATTCTCAACGATCTCTTCGGCGGACATCTCGGAGGTGAGCTCCAACTCTTTGAAATCTTCGTCGATGAATTCGTCCGAGGTGAACTGCAGCCATGTTTCGAGCAAGCCGTGGCCGCCGGCGTCCTTTTCAAATCGCCGAACGGAGGTGTTGAACGCCTCTTCATGCCGTTCGATATACTCGAACAACAGTTTCATGCGCGGATCGGTCTCCTGAGATCCGAGCTGATGGCAAACCTTCTTCAGCTTTTGGTGAACGGAACGGACGTGATCCAGGATCTCTTTCACTTGTTTCGAGGGCATTTGAACATCTCCCTTTCTCGGCTCGGAGCGTCGCAATCAGCGGATCGGCGTTGCTAAATTCATTGGAAATTACCGCTCGATCGATTGCAATCGTGAACCGATTCTCTAAGAAACAATGCAAACGTAATGCCAACAACGGCGACAACTTCTACGCGTGATCTTCGCTGTTTTGTGCGATCTGCCGCCGATGGAAGTGAGCGAACTCGCACACTGGAGAGGACCAGTGGGCAGTTTCGCACATACTGCCCTCCCTAATTCTGATTTCACCACAATCCGCAGTCGGGAGCATCTGGATTGCGGATGAAGTTTCCTTAAGCCCCCGCTTTCATTCGGAGCAACCGAGATAGTTCGCACAGCAAGCGTTGCCCCGATAGAGTAGGTTTGGCGGCGCCCCTGCTTCATAGCTAGAATGGAGGGAACCCATCGCTGGTCGCCCCTTCGCGGAGAGAACGCCCTTGTCTTGTCGAATCATTACCGCAGTTCTGGCAATTCTCGTCTGGACTGCGTCGAGCCGCGCTGAGAATTTCGACGTACGGCAGTTCCTCACGGCCAATTG is a genomic window containing:
- a CDS encoding phosphoribosyltransferase; this encodes MRRLSLRDPLVLGIPRGGVVTGAELAKTIGADFDVVLAHKLRCPWNPEFAIGAVGEDGQPMVDRAVVRRLNVSDEDLQRECQQQVEEINRRKRLFRGVRPPAEIAGRSVIVTDDGVATGSTMLAALQVVRQRGPAELIVAVPVAPQDCLPAIRGKCDRLVCLQAATEFYAVGEFYRWFEPTTDEEVVEILREFAPAA
- a CDS encoding CBS domain-containing protein yields the protein MSVGRICVREVDVISPDESAQAAAQRMNSRKVGTLVVVDSRGLPIGIVTDRDLTVRVLAAGKDGATTPISEVFRGPLKTVHEDTSVEETIRAMRAGPYRRLPVVGDRGELVGLVSLDDVLELVSEELASIGWLLEDEEPTVLGRSS
- a CDS encoding dienelactone hydrolase family protein; this encodes MCSRMVAQVAEVLVGSDYLPGILTVPNAAKGVVLFAHGSGSSRFSTRNQMVAEELQDFGFATLLFDLLGEDEARDRRLVFDIPLLALRLREAEAWAKEQPGVGDLPLGFFGASTGAAAALVAAALDGSTVKAVVSRGGRPDLARGHLRNVKAPTLLIVGGDDEPVLTLNRQAFADLQCAKHLEVVPHATHLFEEPGALEKVALLAEEWFSRYLQPENRI
- a CDS encoding baeRF7 domain-containing protein, which codes for MNAFTQRDLNRLMAAQQGPYVSILMPTHVAGEDGQQDPIRLKNLLNDAESQLAERYSVDAQAFFKPIRKLTERADFWEGRSCGLALFATTDECEVYRLPVPFDATAVVGKRFYVKPMLPALAANARFYVLSLSQNGSQLYRATSRTIEKVAVPDMPQDMESALGSATPERGLQFHSPVRASQGKHTALFHGHGGESDTEKENLLEYFRMIDKALRPVFEQEAAPLLLAGVEYLLPIYRQANSYNGLLPQQLTGNWDNEQMTRLREEAYPMVKPALEERQHKAAKKYADSTGNGRSSADIHKILVAAEQGQVESLFVDRGMTVWGSYHPETGDVYVHETPENGDEDLLNLAVIETALHNGEVYVMPGEEMPSEDFVAATLRY
- a CDS encoding zinc-dependent alcohol dehydrogenase family protein codes for the protein MKALALRRIVSLRDTTTPLELIELPKPRPGAEEVLIRVSACGVCHTELDEIEGRTAPPHLPVVPGHEVVGYVEEVGEGVTRHRIGDRVGVGWIHSSSGDERENVSPEFRATGRDVNGGYAEYMTAVADYAYPIPACFSDAEAAPLLCAGAIGYRALRLTGISDGRNLGLTGFGGSAHLVLQMVRHQFPHTQVFVFARDPNAQAFARELGAVWAGHTTDRAPEKLDAIIDTTPAWRPVVEALANLAPGGRLVINAIRKEANDKEALLLLSYHEHLWMEREIKTVANITHFDIEEFLPLAGKIPLRSTTTPYPLEEANRALVELKRGNVKGAKVLVIGR
- a CDS encoding PAC2 family protein yields the protein MLADDLQLHRPWLVAVWPGMGNVGVNAGIYLLSKLEMTLAAEFEVGDLFDVDQVEVTSGIIHIGRRPRHRLFLWQDPAKKRDLLVFLGEAQPPAGKFNFCRQLIRNARQFGVERIFTFAAMATGMRPKHGSHVFVAATDEALLHELEHHEMVVLENGNIGGLNGILLGAAAEAGLQGACLLGEMPQVFAQLPYPKASLEILRAFSKLTDIQLDLSELAEQGRAMEEQLQEILAKVEGDQETEEQEEEEEGFASEAPEPEGPDPELAARIEQLFAAAANDSSKAFELKQELDRLGLFFKYEDRFLDLFKKKE
- a CDS encoding response regulator, whose amino-acid sequence is MNCPSNKSRILIVDDHPIVCEGLTARIDSQDDLEVCGAASNVTDALTAYRTLSPDLIIVDIQLEEGNGIELIKEIHGRNSAAKMLVISAYDESLFAERALRAGALGYVNKRELQTNVISAIRTVLNGERYLSPKMTQQLVSQAITQKDSTEEDPVQRLSDRELEVFQLIGHGKTTAAIASQLQLSVHTIDTHREKLRHKLGVKNSAELMKLAVQWVLENG
- a CDS encoding hybrid sensor histidine kinase/response regulator, which encodes MTMKLSILLIDNDDTHCARLRTFLAKLRYQVDVAHDCPTALQLLQRTPYDVALLDLKIPDMDGIELFRRIKSLRSDTAVIVTSYAASDTAETAIGAGAMAVLPKPPNFPRLIHLVDEALEQPLLVVIDDDPDLCESLRYQFERRGYPVRAVHSLAELQAIFTEGDDFKLALVDFRLQDYGGEEFSRIIREAAPAARTIVITEHQSEFDHIVDKLMSEGAYDYLLKPINADVLRISLQRIAHLNETKYSLKREADARELAEQQHRLLAEAIAHLGEGVIITSDEFDGPCPRIVFVNDAICRITGYAAEELIGKTPKIFQGKRTDIALMLDCQAAVRAERPFQGEFVYYRKDRTAYDAEIVVTPMFDAEGSCTNYVIVQRDITEKNRAARELRDREARLRAILDTATDAIVTIDCQGIIHATNPATSRMFGYADQEMIGRNVMILMPEPYRSEHHGYLARYMETGEAHIIGTGREVVARRKDGTTFPVHLAVSRIENPPLFTGIIRDISALKELQKQVLEIATEEDRRIGQELHDSVQQQLTGLGLLSQTVYEMMLTVEVEKSECQTFADKVAHLAGRVAAGINDVAREVHNLSRGLVPVEIDAEGLRSALRELAARIREQFGVLCECRFQGDTAVTNNFVATHLFRIIQEAVTNAIKHGEAKRIDISLRGSDQAITMEILDDGRGIDPLEVSNLGTGLKIMQYRSGLIGGVFKIAPGPSGGTLVSCIVSRQGSFGDVGEDELPI
- a CDS encoding BON domain-containing protein; protein product: MFVDHKSGRKLHRTLHDEVLQNVQQKLDRCRHGFIFRNVELEFVDGTLTLNGCVPSFYLKQNLQELLRNTPHVEQIVCNVDVVSSCGMSSVRKAK
- a CDS encoding Hsp20/alpha crystallin family protein, with amino-acid sequence MFQRFWDERNDVWGGQVMSPALDLKESDTDVTVSMDLPGVDAKEVDIQINGNQLVISGERKEEKEEKGQTFHRIERRSGRFSRTTTLPCAVEEDKIDARMKDGILTVMLPKSPEAQSRHIEVKTT